The following proteins come from a genomic window of Sebaldella sp. S0638:
- a CDS encoding helix-turn-helix domain-containing protein, with amino-acid sequence MLTILNKKILLKLLKEEKINSSSFVKENNISERTFEYNIKKINEILEKINIKICNSGEIYRIKTEEEKKKILSLLEMTQIIDRADRLLMMKFLLFFNLGINLQKFSKKLEISLTTAKKDLNLLKLELEEIEYKKNKGFILKSQIEENKKLELLKEIILNSQVYNYLNNEYENFFSKSEKIIDFLEYVKKDLNIKITSENHLLLQTYILFILSKNEIEPINNNELFIKETEEFKVISDYWKRENIFSANKILKITDLIIGLSIKTNNLENWLNEEILVKKIIKRFSDYVELVLV; translated from the coding sequence ATGTTAACGATTCTTAATAAAAAAATATTGCTAAAACTTTTAAAAGAAGAAAAAATAAATTCTAGTAGTTTTGTAAAAGAGAATAATATTTCAGAACGTACATTTGAATATAATATAAAAAAAATAAATGAAATATTAGAAAAAATAAATATAAAGATATGTAATAGTGGAGAAATATACCGTATAAAGACAGAAGAAGAAAAGAAAAAAATATTATCATTACTAGAAATGACCCAAATAATAGATAGAGCGGATCGCCTTTTAATGATGAAATTCCTTTTGTTTTTTAATCTTGGAATTAATTTGCAAAAGTTTTCTAAAAAGCTAGAAATATCTTTAACTACAGCAAAAAAGGATTTGAATTTATTAAAATTAGAATTAGAAGAAATAGAATATAAAAAAAACAAAGGATTTATTTTAAAATCTCAAATAGAAGAAAATAAAAAATTAGAATTGTTAAAAGAAATTATTTTAAATAGTCAGGTATATAATTATTTAAATAATGAATATGAAAATTTCTTTTCTAAGAGTGAGAAAATCATTGATTTTTTAGAATATGTAAAAAAGGATTTGAATATTAAAATAACATCAGAAAATCATCTCTTGTTACAAACATATATTTTATTTATTCTAAGCAAAAATGAAATTGAGCCTATTAATAATAATGAATTATTCATAAAAGAAACAGAGGAATTTAAAGTAATAAGCGATTATTGGAAACGAGAAAATATTTTTTCAGCTAATAAGATATTAAAAATAACAGATTTAATAATAGGATTATCAATAAAGACAAATAATTTAGAAAATTGGTTAAATGAAGAAATCTTAGTAAAGAAAATAATAAAAAGATTTTCTGATTATGTTGAGTTGGTGTTAGTATGA